ATGTGCTTTCCATAGTGCCCTAAAATGAGCTTTGATTGCACCAATCATTTCCAAATATGAGGGCCAGGCACATAcattttatgtttattatttttaaggaACACTAAACCTACACTTACACATAAGGAAACCAATTTTCTTTACCAAGTTCACACAATTGCACAGACATTGCTTACTGTCCCATTATTTTCCCCTTTTCTAACAATTAATTGTTGTGTTAAAGCATCgttttactgtatttttaattgtaaAAGCTGGTCAGAGACCTTAGAGATATTTGATTTTGTTGTGCCCAGGTGTTAGAACTGTACTTTAAAGACCTGTTTGCACAACAGGGTAAAtagcttatttattattattcaaaatttGCGGTAAATGAACATCataggcaatttttaaaaatcgaaTCTTAGAAGGCaattgcaattttttaaattattgtttagAAAGGTACATGAACATGTGCATAAATTGACCAGGATTCAGATTTGACTCACCTGAGATTTTATTACTTTCAAAACTATGTTCACATAGAATGCTTATCCACAGTCAAAATAACCCAACACAATTTCAACCTTGAAAGTTATTTTTATACATTCCTAAAGACATATACAGAGGCAAATGGTTCAGTGTTCTGTAAGTTATTAGGGTGATGTGATTCAGTGCTGTTTACTGGATCTTTCCTGTTTTTTTGTACTTCTCAAGCAAAAGCCTCTTCTGTCTTACTATCTAGTTCTAAAAGCTTTTGTCCCACACAAAGAAATTCTTCTTGGGTGGTCTGAGGCTGCATAAGTGTGATAATGGGATATGCTCCATCTAGTGGTCACATAAAATCACTAACAGATCATACAGTTTTCATAATGGAATTTATTGGGTGAAGTTTTCATTGAAGGTTCTAAACAAGAAGGCTGGTGCTAAATttgaattgttattttttttcatgttttggTAGGCTTAGTTTTGGAGTCAAGATGCTCATGAATAACTATTTCACATAATGGTCTTTGTTTTTTATTCCAACAGGGTTCTGGCATGATTAAAGCTGGCTTTGCAGGTGATCAAATACCTAAGTACTGTTTTCCAAACTAGTAAGTATCCTTATAACTTTAACTGGTGTTCCATAATTACTTACTATGAACATTTTAGTATGGAGCAGACTGAAACTTTTAACATATGCTGGCTCATAACTTAATTTATGTAGTTGAACACACACAATGTTTTATGCATAGCTTCATTTAGGTCAGGGTTGATAAACTCACGACctgcgggccagatgcatcacacactggccccACCCCTACCTGGTTTAGCAAAGTCTCAATATGTCACATAATGCCTCTGTGAAAACATGAGTTTAACACTCCTGATTTAGGCTGTTAAAGGTCCTATAAGGATGAAGAATTCCTTAATACTGAGGGTTTGGGGGATTCAGATAATAGCTTCTGGTGGATTTGGAATTTTAAGGATATTTACAGTTTGCTGCTTGCAGCAAATTAGAATCCTTTAACTTATAAGAATCAAAACAAATTAGTTTCTTCATTAATCCTATGGTGGATTTTGAAGATATTTGACATTCTGTGGCATGAATCAGTGACTCTGATTTAAGCATTAATGTGGTGTATGCATTCTTCTTGTTCAATAATCATGGTTAAAATAAATCATCCTATTtactccgagtccatggagaggggcagcatacaagtccaatcaatcaatcaatcaatcaagtaatcaatcaataaataaataaatattaaactcaACCACTCAGTTCAGGTTGCAGCACCTTAAGCGAACAAACAATTTTAGAATGGCCTTTACTGAGTGAATTTTTGAACTCATaaatctattttttccttttgtggTACTTATTTCAGTGTTGGCAGACCAAAGCATGTCCGAGTTATGGCTGGAGCTTTGGAAGGTGACATATTCATTGGCCCCAAAGCAGAGGTAAAATCACTATATTGATTTGActgaatttttattctttttttcaggTCACCAGAAATTGAGAAACGGCCTATATTTTTTATCTAAACAGAGTCTGATATTTATCGTTCCTATAGTCCTTCTGATAAACAGATTGGGTTCTAGTCATGTGCTTAGGATTATATTAGAAGTATTCCTGAATGAATTCAAATAGATTATAGTAATAAAAAACTCAAATCTATACATAGTGAAACATATGTCATCCACACAGTTGCTGTTACGAATAAAGATTTGATGTATGATGAACACATTTATTCTGCTATATTACAAGTGTGATTTCCATTGTAAATTTAGTGGTTACTATATTTGAGCATCTTTTCTCAGCAATGTATGTTTATATGTCTGCTCTGTCTGATTGGGTGTCTTGACTCTTTAATTTTCTTAAGGAACATAGAGGCCTTCTTTCTATACGGTACCCAATGGAACATGGTATAGTGAAGGACTGGAATGATATGGAACGCATTTGGCAGTACGTGTATTCAAAAGATCAACTCCAGACATTTTCTGAAGAAGTGagctacctttctttctctaaaCTCCAGAGTACCAAACAAGAGAAACACCTGTATCTGCTTTCAATCTCAATACCAACTCAATTAGCATTTTTGATTCTGTTCAattcacttcaaaagagatagcAATTTTATTGGTTGAATCCACAGGGTAAGAACAAAACTGGAAAGATCAGAGACAGCTGTTTTAAGCCAACCAGGTACATTCCAATCTCATGGCTAGGAAAAATACAGCCAAGAGTTTATAAATTTAAGAGCGCAGGATAAAAAGTTTACAATTTAAATCTTGATCCTGGAACATACATTTTATAGCATGTTGATCTTCTTCCATATCTAGAAAATTATGTAGGAGTATAAATTTCAAAGAGTGAAGTTTCTGTTGTTAGCTTGTTCCTGAATATAGGAATGAGTTTCAGGAAGAACGGGGATTTATAGTCATGTCTGACCTGAAGTCTTATACCCATGGTGCCAAGCAGTTATGTGATTTGCTCCATTTTGACTTAATATGAAAATAGGTATTATGTAGGAATATGTAATAATTTGTTTTGGCTTAGCCTGAATTAGGTTATTGGCTAGATTTATACAGAGAATAAGCAGTAGTTTATTATGTCATGTTGCTCTCATTGCTCCACCAGCCCGGCtttccaaaaggaagaaaaaaaacaatctgGCGACAAACCCCCAAAAGAGCATGCAGGACTACAAGGGCTCTCTTATTGTGGAAACAGTCACAGAGACaaggagcaagagagagagagtacacagacatacacagacacagaaaaagaaggtggggagagaaagaaagagaaagagacagagaaatgagagggagaggaaaaaaagacagagaagagaaagataagagagagggagggagggagagagacaaagagggagaCATCTATTTCTGATAGAAAACACAGAGCCACAAAAACCTaggtgggagtgagtgacatcGAGTAGGCCACGCCcaaccaggttttgtggctccgactatttgttttctgtgggaaacaggcccatgtggctctttgagtgttttaaGGTTGCCGATCCCCGGGTTAAGCCAAATTTCTTTGTTTCATTAGATTATTCCTAAAATAGAAGGGATATAAAATTTCCAATGTTTTGTCCAAATCTTCAGTTCTTTTTTGTAGCAGTTCATAACTATTCTCATATGGTTTCTTATGTAAGTATTGCTCTGGGCAAAACAAGATGCAATTACATTGAAATGCTTAATCTATAGAGATGTATGTATCTAGATCTGCATGGAAGGGCAACTTATAGTTTTGGAAATATTACTGAGCTACAGCTTTTAGCCTTCCTCACAAGTAATATTGACTGTAAACAGATACTACAAATTCCCCATCCATGATGAGTAGCTATTTATTATATGTAAGGCTACCATATCTGACAGGTGGCAGCAAAGAGTTACAAAAAATGCTAACTaagtgctgccatctagtggtcatctTAAGTTTTGCAGTTCAAATATGATAGTCCTAGCTAGTGTAAGGATTACCTCACAATTCCCTTTTGGTGGGATTAACTTTCCAAATTTATAGGAAGAGACTTAAACTTAAAGCTTTGTGCTAGAAAACTGGGAAAGTCTCCATTGGCCATGGAATAATGGCTGAGTCCCTTATGTTCCTAATCACTAGCATCCTGTACTCTTGACGGAAGCACCACTGAATCCTCGTAAGAACCGTGAACGAGCAGCTGAGGTTTTCTTTGAGACTTTCAATGTGCCAGCTCTATTCATCTCTATGCAAGCTGTGCTTAGTCTGTAAGTATCTTACCTATAGCATTTTTAAAGCTCAACCTGGAAGAGAAACTAATTTTTGCAATGTATATGGAATGACCAAGGCGATTTtctacatgcacacacatgtagATCTTTGTTCATTGAGACTTATTTCTAACTAAATGTCCACCTTGATTTTTAAAAACGATTTTCCTCAAAGATTTCTTGACAATTAAATTAAGAGATTTATACAAATACAGAAGCAGCAGTAAAAATCCTGTTAGTATGGTATATGTGAAGAGTGGGTTTTTATTGCTTTTTCCTAATAATTCTGGAGAATTGACCCGATGCCAAAGTTTTTCATAGTGAatttacaattttaattttcctctCTTTTAATTTGGTGATAATTGATGTATCATTATTGACAGTTATTATCACCAATTTTCTTTCATAAAGATTGCTGTTTAGTTAAATAGAATTATGCTGGGGGAATTGCTATCTTGGAAGTATTACAGATTATCCATCAAATActgttgatttttttcctttctgtagtTATGCAACAGGACGAACTACAGGTGTGGTGTTGGACTCTGGGGATGGGGTCACCCATGCAGTACCTATTTATGAAGGTTTTGCAATGCCCCACTCCATTATGCGAATTGACATAGCTGGCCGTGATGTCTCTCGTTTTCTTCGCCTTTATCTCCGAAAGGAAGGCTATGACTTCCATACAACATCTGAATTTGAGATCGTCAAAACCATAAAAGAGGTGCATGGATGCCCTTTGTTTTTGATTCTGGGGTCTCTTCTGTTTTAAGGTACTGAGCAGAGGAGGGTGGATTGAGCAGTTACAGCTGATACATGTCATAGCATTTGCTTATTTCTATCCAGATTACAAGAAAAGATGGGGAAACAAGCCAGTTCTGTGGGGCAGAACTGCTCTCTTTTAGCTCTTGAGGGCCATCTTCCTTTAGTTCTATTTTAATTTCAATCCAATCAGTACATTCAGGGAAGTGATATGATTGTAGTCTTAATCCTTCTGTAATTGTGCACATTCATATAGTGGACACAAGAttgtagtttttaaaattatccCACTTATCAGAAACCTTTGATGCTTAGAAAGCTATCACatctaaaaaacaaaatattcttACCTTGGCTTCTTGCatgtatatctttttttttgttaaaaaagatAAAACAGGGAAAGCTTTCACACATTTTTGTAAATACCACTTTCTAAAAAGGTTGTTTTCCATCACATGTTCCTTTCAAATTGCTAGCTGATGTCTGAGCCCagataacaattttaaaaacacgCAACATAGTAAATATACTAATCTTTAGGATCAAATTGCATTGTAATTTACATCAAATCAAGGAATTTATTTGCCATTGGTAGATCGATAGATTTATGGCTAATATGCAAGCTTTCACTGACTATTTAAAAACTGGGtcagggttagggctagggttaggtcAGGAATGTAGAATTtgattactaaacaaataataggAACATCTTAGCAAGAAAACCAGAGTTGAACAAAGCTGTTAGCCAAGTCTTTTTCTCTAGTCATTTGAATAACTCACTTCTGACAATAGACCTAGTTTATATTGCAGGATTACTGCAATAATGTACATTCAGACTATGCCATTCTGATATATCATATcattatattttaatgttatattCTGAGTGGCTTGTGTACCTTATTGTAATCATAAGATGTTCCAACTTCTTCAACTTGATGTCTGCCAGTTCTCGGTGACTATCTCCAGGTTTAGAAAAgtagcttaataataataataataataataattattattattattattattatttattagatttgtatgccgcccctctctgaagattcagggcagcttaatTAATGAATAGTGGTTTGTGTCTTTACATAATCATTAAAGCATCCGCTAATATTTAAAGCTGGGCTACCATCTATTATGTGATCAGTTGGTAGGAGGTGATATAGTATTTTACTACAGAATTTCTCTGAGCCTAGTAAGGAAAATAAACTGTAAAAGCTGTTCTTTTTATGTCCTTCATATCATTGCTGAATGAGTCTATTTATATTGAAAATTCCATCTTATAGATTCATCTGTCTACTGGAGATCTTTGCTCCTTTGGAGTTTCCTTCATTTTTAATCATCAAATGgttaagaattttatttatttatttatttattttatttttatgccacccttctcctaagactcagggtggcttacaatatgttagcaatagcactttttaacagagccagcatattaccctcacaatccaggtcctcatttgacccacttcggaaggatggaaggctgagtcaaccttgagccagtgatgaaatttgaaccgctgacctacagatctacagtcagcttcagtggcctgcaatacagcactctacctgctgcgccaccctggctcatgatATTGATATTGTTTTGATGGTGAGGCTCCTTCCATGTTAGAagtgggaataaaaaaaatacccaaaGGCAAAAAACTAATCAATGACAGTACATGTGGAGCATTTGAGTAAACATTGTTTTACCATGGGGTGCTTTTGGGAATATTGATGATTATTATCTTTGCTTGTCATTCTTCCACAGCGGGCTTGCTATTTGTCAATAAACCCTCAGAAGGATGAAACTTTAGAAACTGAAAAAGCTCAATATTACCTTCCTGATGGAAGCACCATTGAGGTTTGTTAAAACTTTGCATAAATTAAATATTTCTTAAAGAAATCATGGGAAAAGGCTCTGAAGTGATACAGTACCTTCAGGCTTTTAGTAGAATGTAAGTGATCTTGATGTAAGTTCATCCAtcttttaatcatctctttttttattttgagtTGCCATTcccaccttttctcctttttatcTCAGTGgattttattttgattgattgactgattgactgattgattgattggatttgtatgccgcccctctctggagactcggattGATACTACTGATAACTTTTGGTGTCAGTCATCTGACACAATCTTGGTAAGATTGTATTCTTTACAGTAAGAGCTTTTGTAGTTTAGTTTACTCAAATTTGTGTAGAATAAAATGTGAAATCTCTCAGTTTTCAAGTGTTTTGAATTTCAGTTCTCATCAGACCTAGTCAATATGTCAGTAAAAAAAGTTGACATGTTGTTGAAGTTGTACAAAACATTTGGACAGCATCAGACTGCCTACCTTTTACTGTAGAATCTTAAAATAGAGTACAGTAATTTATAAGCATATCAGTTTATCACCACAAtactgaagaggaggaggaagtcctTGTCTCTTCACTTCAAATTCTGTTTAAGGATCTTTTTAGATTAGACTAGTGCGTGGGAAGAAAGTCTTTGTATGAGCATAATAATATTTTTGTGCTTTTCAATCTAAGAAATAAGACTTCTTATATACGAACCAGAATCTTGACATTCTTGGTCTATTTGCAGATTGGTCCTGCCCGATTCAGGGCTCCTGAATTACTGTTCCGTCCAGATCTGATTGGAGAAGAATGTGAGGGATTGCATGAAGTTCTGGTTTTTGCAATTCAGAAATCTGATATGGACTTAAGGCGAACTCTCTTTTCCAACATCGTGCTCTCTGGAGGCTCTACACTCTTCAAAGGTTCCTTCTGATGCTTATTTGACTTTATAAATGTGGTGTTTGAACTTAACTTTAAACTTGTCCTCTCATCTTCTTTCAAGCTATTGAAAATAATATTAGCTCCTTGGGAGTAAATATTGGCAGCACTTCCTATAATTCTTTTCCAGGAAGTAGACAAACATTGTTTCCAGAAAAATCTTCTTCCAGCCCTCTTGGAAGAACTGGAAGTCAGCAGGCTAGATTCACATATCGTTTCTGGGGAAACAGCCATACCATTTCCTAATATGcctcttttttaatattaacGAAATAGAGTTTTTGTGTGCTTAAATGATTTttcctattttattatttatcttatcTGTGTAGTTCAGCgatccccaacctttctggctccatggaccagcaatagcaatagcggaGGTGGCAGCAGCGGGGGTGAGAGGTTGTTTCGCATGTGCAACCTAGTTCCTACCCATGTGCAAATGAAGCTTCTAATGCTTGCACAGCCTGGTTGGGAAAGAGACCCAGATTGGTCCATGGCCCAGGAGTTGGGAACCCCTGGAGTAGTTTATGTATTAATACAGTATATTCCACGTGTTACTTTATTATAGAGGAGGAAGATGATGTCAATGTTGTTTCAGAGATTGTTCGGTTGATTCTAGATTTATTTTCAGGAAACCTCAATTACTTTATAATACTCTAGGTTGTTAACTCAAATTATTGCTTATATTTAATAGGTTTTGGTGATAGGCTTCTAAGTGAAGTAAAGAAACTGGCCCCTAAAGATGTCAAAATCAGGGTATGTAGAGCTTGTTTGGAGGTTGTAGCATGGGAGCACAACTAATGTTTATACTTCAGTACACTCCTATCTGGGATAGTTAATCTTTTCCACCAATTGCACAGCTTTGGGAGGGATGCACATGGAACTGTGAAGGAGGAAGGGGATACAAGCCAGATCAGCAGATTCAaccctacctgctgcaccactccggctcttataggggtactactgtatatacaatGGGAGTTATAACTTCCATTGCCCTTCTTGGAGTTGTTTAGAGTGGTAAATTAATTTAGAAAGACATAAATTATCTTACTATTACTATGGTTGTATAATGCAGCTACCTGTGGTTAACCAATCTACGGTTTatgaattttctagatttagatgACCACCTTAATCATAAATTGACATCAGGGACTATGCTAATAAACATAGTAGGTTAAAATGTGATAAAGGTGGTTTAAGGTTTATTGTGTCAGGGAAGCACAACTCTAGACATCAAAGAGTCATTTGAAAAGATTGTCAACCATAATAATAAGTATCTTTCAAATTGGTTGGTTGGGACTATTAGAAAAAAATCTAATAGCCTATAATAGAAGAGCTTTGCAAGTTTGGTATATGGAGAATAAATGTCTTCCCCTAAATCTtcctcatttttttattttaatcccTAGATATCTGCTCCTCAAGAGAGATTATATTCTACATGGATTGGGTATGTACAAAATCTCCTACAGCAGAAATTGTAATTTTACATGCCTTTACAGTACATGAATctacacattttattaaaatagaaaGTGACTCATTTAAAGctaagaagaatctgaacttgaATCTTGTACTGTATATGGTATACAACAAATTACTATGGTTAAATAATTGCTCTTTGGGGGAAGTTTAAAGCAAACTTTTTAATGTGTAATGATTAAGGTACTAGAAGATCCAGTTTCCAATCCTTGCTAAgttggtaggtagataggaagaaagaaaaaagatgaaatatagatatagatagatggatttAGATAATCAAATGCTGATTATTTTGTTTGCCATACTTTTGAAAATAAATCTAATTCCTAATAGTCATGCATCCTGTGCTTGTCCCTCTACAGAGGCTCCATCCTGGCTTCACTTGACACATTTAAGAAAATGTGGGTTTCCAAGAAAGAATATGAGGAAGACAGTTCCTGGGCAATCCACCGAAAAACCTTCTAACCCTGATAAGTTCAGGGATCTATTTAGATATTTGTTCTTATTCTTAACTCTCTTTTCTGAATCTCCAAGGAGTTATCTGTGTATGCATGAATGGATAGATGGGTGCCAGCATGCCCTGGACTTTCACAGAACCAAAGGGGAAAGTTGGGTTTTGACTTGATTTCCAACTGGTTGTGTGGGTTGAGACTTAATCCACTGGAAAAatccatccccccccctttttccctaGGTGACTCACAAACCTctaaggggggaaggaaggaaaccctaTTATGAAGAATTTTTGggaaatataaaaattaataataagatagaaatagaaaatgtCGACTAACATTGGATCAAATTCAGATCAGATAGGCTGACCAGGTGGAAATTCAGCACAGAAAATGATAGTTATTTCCAGTGTTCAGCAGATACTTTTTAGATACTTTAATTCAGACCTTTCCTTCCACCCCGCTTTTCCCCCCGACATATGCAGAAAAGAGAATAAGCACATTCTTAACTATTACAATTCCATTTACTGCTTTGTACATTCTTAGGCTGGTGTGTGTGAATCAGAATCACGATATGATAGTTGGAACAGTTAATTTTAGGAAGTAGTTTATAATGCATGAGATAGGTCAGAAAGAGCCTTCCTTTGTTCTTTTCTACACAGTTGGTTTTGGCAGCCTGTAATAAAACAGCTGTCATTTAACTAATGGAAGATGATTCCATAATATGTTTGATGGCCCATTCTATTCTTCCTCTGTctgccctctctctttttctaaacATATAGGTTCTAAATGTTAATATTGATTCTTCCGGAAATGCAAAGACATTGTGCCTATGTCACAATTTCTGCTTAAAGGGTCTTCAGCCAAGCTTGGCGGGGAGCCATGCAATTGTTTTCCagacttgttttatttattgaaaagTTTTGGTGGTTGCTGAACTATTATTGCTAAAATTAGTTCCACCATTTTCTGTGTCCTATTATATTGTATTTGCTCATAGTTTAATACTAGCACTAATGttttaacaaaatatttgttaaatattATGGGGTCTGTATTATTTTTGGATTTGTTGCTTCAGTGAATGCACCACATGGGGAAAAATGAACTGTATTAGAATGTTTGAGTTTAATCGTAATCTCTAGAAAGTTGGCATTCTAAAATAATGTCAGCTCCTGATTTTACATGCTACAGAAATTGAAATCTGCTTTGAactcatttttgtttttattttttaatatatattttgatgcttacatattttttttactttgctgCTGAAAACcaaatatttttgcatttttgtccATTTAAGTATTTGAAGATTAGGCATCAAGAAAAGAAGCCTTACATCTACCAATAGCCAAATATTGGAAGAGAAAACCTAGTCAAAAGTAAATATTAAGTAACTTGTACTATCCCAGAGAAGAAGAGTGTTTCCTATTAGTATATTATAAATGTAGTCCTGTTACGTTTTTGGTTGAAAGCCTGTTTTCCTTTTTAGGTAGTTAGCATCCTGAGAAAAATTACACAGGAATTAAGTAGGCAAAGTGGATATTTAGTGGCATTCTGCCTCTCTTTTAGTGATTATAAGAGGAAGATCCATACTGCCTGAATGGATGGAGGAAAATATATTCTCTTGCCAGCAGGCTGATCAGAAATGCATATAATACATATAGTCTTGTGCATTATTCAGCCATCCTTTAGTGTTAAAAATAGGGTAAGATCTAAGGATACAGTTCTCCCTGGGTACGTTCTGCTTAGTCCCCTTTTGGTGTAAACAGGTATATTTTCAGAAGAGTCTTTAATTATAATTGACTTATAAGGGAGGAAAACAAACATATCTGAACTCAGCAATTTTCCAAGTGTACATAAATAGTTGTGTAGTACAGGAATATGTAGAATCCTTTGTAGCCATTTCTTCTGTTTCAAAGAAAGGATTTTGTGGATAGAGCGATAATGTTCCTTTAATGAATAATATTCAAATTTCACCATTATGTCGTTATCTTCATTAATTAAAATCTATACAGTGAGAAGAATGCGTCTGAAAGAAACTGCCCATTTAATAATCCTCTAAAACTAAGAATAGCATAAGGCATTTTGTAGTTTCTCAGTTTATTGAGAATAATagttaaaatactaaaaaataaaatgacCGTACACTACATTTTGCAAGGTTCTTCTAAAATGCTGCTACAAATGATCTATGTGTTTCTTTATTTCCTGATATTATTTATGGTTTTCTTACCTTGGATGTATCCTAAGCATCTCAGGTGACATTGCTAGGAGATCATATCATCATTACAAAATAAGTCTCCCAATTCAGTCATTGTTTTAATTAAACTTTCCTGAACAAGTCATTTAGTTTGCTATTGGAACTGAATGGAACTTTCTGCTATGCTTGATTCAAATGTTCATTGCATGCTTAAGCAAGATCTTGAGAAGTTGCTCCGCTTTGATTTTATCTATTTGCTTTCAGAGCAGAGGCTGAAGCAAGTTTATTATTGTGTTGATCAAGGCTTGAGTTGTAGCTCTGTTTTTCTACACAAGTATACTTTTTCCTGTTGGCTCTAAATGTGTTCAGATATGATAGAAGTACTGAGATTAGACAACGTTTAGAAAACTAAAGAATTAAATGCAGGTTTAGAGGCAGTAGACTAGTTATAAAAATATTGAGTATTGTATTAGCTTTTCTTTTGACAAGATTTATGTACAGGGTAACCTGGTATTTCTCATGGAAGACCACAGGACTGGTTTTTCAGTACAGGAAAGGGAACTTAGTATTTCTCACCTTGCACTATGGTAATGTCACATTTTATTCTAGTTGTATAGCATTTGAAATGTGTGTCCAGTGCAGGCTATTAACTTTGGAGGCCTTGAGTCTTGTGTGAATtacttgaaaaaaacaaaaacataacattttAGTGTTAATGAAATTTGTACTGTAATTGCAGTAATGAAGGGGCAGTTGGAAATAATAAGGGCTACAGCTTGTACTGGTACAAAGGATAGCAAACCATTACTGTAATTTATTTTAGTTCATGTTTACGGCTGTATGTATGTGGAAGTAGCATTCCTATGTATAAACACTCCTTAATTACCCCCTTTCTTTTAATTCATGGCAATTTGTTTTGACATCAGAAGCAGTAAAATTGTATACTAAACAgacaaacccaccactggttttaTCAGTCTGCTGCTATACTTCACACAGATGTGCAAATCACTGTGGGGTATTGCCTATTGTacgtaaataaaattattaacacGCATTGTAGTTATTTGCTTGATAAACTGTTTGATTCAATTAATATGAGTGATTTTATTTTCGTTTAAGTCTTAGACATAAAGCCTGCTTGGTTAACTTGGGAAATCACTTTCTCTCAACGCTATGAAGGAAGCAGTGGCAAccacttctgggggggggggggggactattgccaagaaaattgcagagaaTTGGGCACAattaaacagaagaaaaaaatattgtttgagGAGTTGGTGTCCTCTTTGGAAGTAATTCTGTTTGGCCAGCACAGGTATCAGCAGCccacagctctggagccacatgtggc
This genomic stretch from Erythrolamprus reginae isolate rEryReg1 chromosome 5, rEryReg1.hap1, whole genome shotgun sequence harbors:
- the ACTR1A gene encoding alpha-centractin isoform X2 translates to MIKAGFAGDQIPKYCFPNYVGRPKHVRVMAGALEGDIFIGPKAEEHRGLLSIRYPMEHGIVKDWNDMERIWQYVYSKDQLQTFSEEHPVLLTEAPLNPRKNRERAAEVFFETFNVPALFISMQAVLSLYATGRTTGVVLDSGDGVTHAVPIYEGFAMPHSIMRIDIAGRDVSRFLRLYLRKEGYDFHTTSEFEIVKTIKERACYLSINPQKDETLETEKAQYYLPDGSTIEIGPARFRAPELLFRPDLIGEECEGLHEVLVFAIQKSDMDLRRTLFSNIVLSGGSTLFKGFGDRLLSEVKKLAPKDVKIRISAPQERLYSTWIGGSILASLDTFKKMWVSKKEYEEDSSWAIHRKTF
- the ACTR1A gene encoding alpha-centractin isoform X1 codes for the protein MESYDVIANQPVVIDNGSGMIKAGFAGDQIPKYCFPNYVGRPKHVRVMAGALEGDIFIGPKAEEHRGLLSIRYPMEHGIVKDWNDMERIWQYVYSKDQLQTFSEEHPVLLTEAPLNPRKNRERAAEVFFETFNVPALFISMQAVLSLYATGRTTGVVLDSGDGVTHAVPIYEGFAMPHSIMRIDIAGRDVSRFLRLYLRKEGYDFHTTSEFEIVKTIKERACYLSINPQKDETLETEKAQYYLPDGSTIEIGPARFRAPELLFRPDLIGEECEGLHEVLVFAIQKSDMDLRRTLFSNIVLSGGSTLFKGFGDRLLSEVKKLAPKDVKIRISAPQERLYSTWIGGSILASLDTFKKMWVSKKEYEEDSSWAIHRKTF
- the ACTR1A gene encoding alpha-centractin isoform X3, whose translation is MEHGIVKDWNDMERIWQYVYSKDQLQTFSEEHPVLLTEAPLNPRKNRERAAEVFFETFNVPALFISMQAVLSLYATGRTTGVVLDSGDGVTHAVPIYEGFAMPHSIMRIDIAGRDVSRFLRLYLRKEGYDFHTTSEFEIVKTIKERACYLSINPQKDETLETEKAQYYLPDGSTIEIGPARFRAPELLFRPDLIGEECEGLHEVLVFAIQKSDMDLRRTLFSNIVLSGGSTLFKGFGDRLLSEVKKLAPKDVKIRISAPQERLYSTWIGGSILASLDTFKKMWVSKKEYEEDSSWAIHRKTF